One window from the genome of Gopherus evgoodei ecotype Sinaloan lineage chromosome 2, rGopEvg1_v1.p, whole genome shotgun sequence encodes:
- the RPP38 gene encoding ribonuclease P protein subunit p38 has product MPIVQARGGSVRKAKKITVKTSLNNPYIIKWHTLERDDMHFILQTLEERIKHIGLKKIETRRRKKHSVAKRQIKEKCDASDCSVLPKEKEIDHIQQEQGWTDLNVRKQLAIGINEVTRSLEKNELLLVLVCKSAKPTMITMHLIQLSASRAVPAGQVPRLSESIAPMLGLTSVLALGFKKNSDTFTEVVKAIIPRIPSLDVPWIHHRSEQHMAEAYTDPLEIQDTELMETSAEEFPQSHKWKCTESSKSDSSNVTLQALRIKKLVPNPNKIRKPPKNKKAASK; this is encoded by the coding sequence ATGCCCATAGTGCAGGCCAGGGGTGGATCAGTCCGTAAAGCAAAGAAAATTACTGTAAAAACATCTTTAAATAACCCATATATCATCAAGTGGCATACCCTAGAAAGAGATGATATGCACTTTATACTCCAGACCTTGGAAGAAAGGATTAAACACATTGGACTTAAAAAGATTGAGACTCGAAGGAGGAAAAAGCATTCTGTTGCAAAAAggcaaattaaagaaaaatgtgatGCTAGTGATTGTAGTGTACTTCCAAAGGAGAAGGAAATAGACCATATTCAACAAGAACAAGGATGGACTGACTTAAATGTCAGGAAACAGCTTGCTATTGGAATTAATGAGGTTACTAGatctttggaaaaaaatgaacTACTTCTAGTGCTGGTGTGTAAATCTGCAAAACCTACTATGATCACCATGCACCTTATTCAACTCAGTGCAAGTCGAGCAGTCCCTGCTGGGCAGGTTCCACGTCTTAGTGAAAGCATAGCACCTATGCTTGGCTTAACATCTGTTCTAGCACTGGGTTTTAAAAAGAATTCTGATACTTTTACTGAAGTAGTCAAAGCTATAATACCACGGATACCTAGCTTGGATGTGCCCTGGATTCATCACAGAAGTGAGCAACATATGGCAGAGGCATATACTGATCCTTTGGAAATTCAAGATACCGAGCTTATGGAGACCTCAGCGGAGGAGTTCCCTCAAAGCCATAAGTGGAAATGTACTGAAAGCAGTAAGTCAGATTCTTCAAATGTAACTTTACAAGCTCTCAGAATTAAAAAGCTTGTTCCAAATCCAAATAAGATACGAAAACCtcccaaaaataaaaaagctgcttCAAAATAA